The genomic stretch AAGAACCAGCGCTCCCAACAACACGCAGCTTCCACTGAAGTAGAATGCCAGGTCGTAAGACTGCGTCCAGTCAAAGAACCACCCTGAAAGGTGATAATAGAAAAACAGTTAGGTTTCCTGAAAtgtctattaaaatactttttaacgTAATAAAGTGGGCCTTGTTTTCGAATGGTTCTGccattttgaataaattgaacacAGTTCTTGGGTGTTGCTGTCATTTGTCACAAATCAAGCCTGGTCTTCATATGTACTTCTGTCACCCAGTTGTTTGGTAGCACTATAATTTTCTGTTAAGCAGTTGTTCTACCTTTGCTAAAAGAAATCACTTCTCATGTAGTTGATAGTTCTTAGATACATAgttttgtcatttttctttaaccacggagctattttttcttttaatattaaataactgCATGCTCACTTGGATGTAAAATCACTCATGCCATAACACGCAGTACCATGTTAGTGTCGGTGTGAATGGCATCGATGCATTATTCATTAATACCTGCCAATACTAATACCAACGAATAAGTGGCGTATCAGGACTCATTCCGATACTAGTATAGGTATCGGTATGACATGTAAGTGAACCCTGATCTTATGTAGTTGTGTTTCATGAAAACTGGACAGAGTTCAAAGTATTCCTAGAACTTTGCTAAAAACTAATCCTGTAATAGTCCAGCTACTTCGAGCAAAGCGGGAAAAGTTATTAGATAGTTCTGTCACATACAAACGGGACTGGTTTTGAGTACTTCTGTAACGTTGCCCAAATCTTACCCAATCTTTTAGTAATTCAGATACATTCGGCAAGGTGAGTAAGTAGTTCGTAACATGCAAGCAAGTCCAATTGTTTGGCAGTTTTGTAAATTTGAAACCAGTCCAGTCACATGCAAAGAAGACTCGTTTCTTTGGGGGTTCTGTCACTTTGTGCAGCGCAGGTGTACTTTGTAGCTCAATTTGCAGAAAGCAAGTCTAGTTCTTAAGTAGTTCTGCCAGATTTTGCATGGCCAGTGAGGTTCTTAGGTAGTTCTATCAGAGTGCAAAGCAAGTCTAATTCTTTGGTGATTCTGTCACTTTACATAAAGTGGACTCATTTCAAAGGTAGTTTTAAGGTAGTTCTCACTCTTCTTAATGTACACCTCCCTCTGCAATCACAACTTACCAACAACAGGTGGTCCGAGCATGATCCCAAATCCACCAAAGAACATGACAATTCCATGTGCCTGTGTCAGTCTGTCCAAACCGACAATCTTGGTGGTAATGTACGAGGTGATGGACCAGTTTCCTGAGAAGAAACCCAGAATGGCGGAGAGGATCTGCAGTCCTACATAGCTTTTAGTGACAGGGATGAGCAACAGCACAACACCACCTGCAAACATGGTGAAGGCGTATAGGTAGATGCTTTTGATCCACCTGATGTCCACCAGTATACCGAGGACCAATTtgccaacgcaagctgcaatagCTCCGATGGAGACCAAAGGAATGACACTGACTTCTTCAATGAGTCCTTGGCTCTGTGCAACGTCCTCGATTAAGAGCACAGGAGGGAAGGCTCCGAGGCTAAAAAGAAAGACACCGATGCAGAAGGCCACCATGGCTTGGTCCTGCAGTATTTCATGTATGGAGGTCATGTACTTGGAATAGGCctgcttcttttttttgatGACTTTCATGATGCCCAGACGTGCCAGGAAGCTCCTTCTCTTCTTCTCCACCTGAATGCTGGCGTCCATGCCGTCGATAGTGATGAGGAGCTCCTTCACCATGAGTGTCTTTTCTTGAGCAGACGCCGCGGAACCCGACGCCATCTTCAGGTTGTCCAGCTGAGGTTTTTCGAAGAGCTGCTGGTCAGTGTTGCGTTCCAGGGCCGCCTTCTGTTTGAGGTAGTACCCCGGCATGTAGAGGGGCCTCATGAAGCCAGCACAGGCCATGAGGTTTAGTGCCAACGCGCCGATGATCAAAAGGCAGCCGTCCAGGCCATATAGCATGATGAGCTCATTCTGAGCCGTGGCGAAGATGAAGGTTCCAACGCTGGTGCCTGGACAAGACACATCCATAGTATATTGTAAGTTCATTGAAAGAGATGGACACAGAGCCTATCCAAGCAAAGTTTGGGCGACAGGCGAGATACCCCTTGGACTGGTTGAAAGTCAAGACACatagtatacacacacacacacaaaaatattcaCACAATTAAACTGTATCCAGATATTGACAATTTAGAGTCTTCAACCAACTGTAAAGGCAAACttaactaaggctacgttcagacAGAAAGTGATATCTAACTTCTTTTCTCACATGCGCCTCATATCTGATGTTTCCATGCAGTGTGAACAGTCCAAtccctaatttttaaaaatccaatctgggcTCATTCGTATGTGTatgtactagagctgggaatctttgggcacctaacgattcgattacgattacgattcagaggctccgattcgattataaaacgattattgatgcacccccctcctttttttttctcttttttttttaaaaaaaaaatgttttgtacatgagttccaaaattgttcgaaaatactctcaggctaaaccacactactatttcagtatcaagttaacatatagcagtaaacaaatatacaaaaataacattaaataaaaaactccagtccccattctgtatcagcagctttaaactacattcaattaatttaatgttgtgaatcaaccgttaaatttgttaaaattgctcccgttattccataatttccctcttgTCTACTTTccacatgtgaaagtttaaaaactattttaaagatagattcaagtcaattttttaccgatttaggagtattttagataaaaagttaattaggtttgcttggaaggttcgctacaacagccttgcagggaagtgtactgctttaagatggcggccgtttataacgctcgcatctagctttttgtagatgtgctgctaacactaccaaatctatattgcatctagtcctatataaatgatatccactgtAACGT from Corythoichthys intestinalis isolate RoL2023-P3 chromosome 10, ASM3026506v1, whole genome shotgun sequence encodes the following:
- the LOC130922530 gene encoding monocarboxylate transporter 9-like isoform X2; this translates as MTSKALDGGWGWAIVVASFLAQLLAYGSPQSVGVLYPEWLHTFQEGKGMTAWVGSLVAGVGLIASLGCGLVYAATLTITCQYFDKRRGLALGIVTTGTSVGTFIFATAQNELIMLYGLDGCLLIIGALALNLMACAGFMRPLYMPGYYLKQKAALERNTDQQLFEKPQLDNLKMASGSAASAQEKTLMVKELLITIDGMDASIQVEKKRRSFLARLGIMKVIKKKKQAYSKYMTSIHEILQDQAMVAFCIGVFLFSLGAFPPVLLIEDVAQSQGLIEEVSVIPLVSIGAIAACVGKLVLGILVDIRWIKSIYLYAFTMFAGGVVLLLIPVTKSYVGLQILSAILGFFSGNWSITSYITTKIVGLDRLTQAHGIVMFFGGFGIMLGPPVVGWFFDWTQSYDLAFYFSGSCVLLGALVLSLLTLPCCNRKPASENDKQYTSNCDKVASVA
- the LOC130922530 gene encoding monocarboxylate transporter 9-like isoform X1; the encoded protein is MTSKALDGGWGWAIVVASFLAQLLAYGSPQSVGVLYPEWLHTFQEGKGMTAWVGSLVAGVGLIASPVCSACVDNFGARPVTIFSGVMVAGGLMLSAFAPNVQFLIFSYGIVVGLGCGLVYAATLTITCQYFDKRRGLALGIVTTGTSVGTFIFATAQNELIMLYGLDGCLLIIGALALNLMACAGFMRPLYMPGYYLKQKAALERNTDQQLFEKPQLDNLKMASGSAASAQEKTLMVKELLITIDGMDASIQVEKKRRSFLARLGIMKVIKKKKQAYSKYMTSIHEILQDQAMVAFCIGVFLFSLGAFPPVLLIEDVAQSQGLIEEVSVIPLVSIGAIAACVGKLVLGILVDIRWIKSIYLYAFTMFAGGVVLLLIPVTKSYVGLQILSAILGFFSGNWSITSYITTKIVGLDRLTQAHGIVMFFGGFGIMLGPPVVGWFFDWTQSYDLAFYFSGSCVLLGALVLSLLTLPCCNRKPASENDKQYTSNCDKVASVA